Below is a genomic region from Bacteroides sp..
TGGCAACCCTTTGATCTATTCCATCAAAAAATTCACATCACTCCCCTGCTCTACTTCTTCCGGCTCCTCTCCGAAGCGGAAGACCCTCAACGGGCGGCTGCCCTTGAGTTTCAGTTCAAACCCGTCGACTTCGAAGAGTGAACTTTCGCGCAGCCCGGCGACGGCCATTTCCTTGTTGACCACCAGGAATTCTTCGATGCGCTGCTGGCGGGTCTCCCCGCCGTGGCCTTCGGGGTTGGCATCGAGGTAATGGGGATTGATCTGGAAGGGGACCAGGTTCATGCATTTGAAACTTTCAGGCTCGATGATGGGCATATCGTTGGTGGTCATGAGCGTAGGGCAGGCCACATTCGACCCGGCACTCCAGCCCATGTATGGGATCCCGTCGAGGGCGCGCCGGCGGATGGCATCCATGATACCCGTTTTGTGCATCATGTACACCAGGTGAAAGGTGTTCCCCCCTCCCACTGCAATCGCCTCGGCACCGTTTACCGCCCGAACGGGATCTGGCTCCTTGTGGATCGAATGGATGTTATACCCGAGCTCCCCGAAAACGCCCTTTACCCTTTCCTCGTATCGGTCGTAGGATGCCCTGATATCGCCATCGGGCGACAGCCCCACCCCTGCATAGGGAACGAACAGGATGTTCTTCACCCCGGTGGAGGCAAGGAATTCGGAAATAAACGGCCTCGGCCAGCCAAGGTATTCTTCTCCGTAATTGGTTGAATTGCTGATCAATAAAAGCTTCATATTGCGTAAATTTTGGATGTTGGATATTGGATTATTTACGATTGAGGAAGTAAAAATATAAAAAACCTTATTCAAATAATGATCAGATGCAATATGGTTAGCTTAATAAAAGCTGTTAAGCCTTTTAAAACGGCCTTACACCAATAAGGAATGTATGGTCTGAGTCAGCAGGATGTTTAAAAACTTACCAGCGATAGGTAAATCCCAGCATGGCCACTCCAAAGTACGGATTGATATAGGTCTTCTCATTTCCAACGATCTGGAATTCTATACCAGGATTGATCTCAGTGAACAGGTATACCTGGTTGAAAAAAGATTGTGTTTTGTTGGTGATCCTGAAATTGATACCCAGCGGAATATATGGCCTGAGAAACATCAGGTTGCCATTCATATTCGTCGTGGTCTTGCTGGTCATACCATCGCCGTCATCTTTTTTCATCCAGCTATAGTCAGGTTCCTTAAGTTCAGGCTTGTTAAAATCGTTGTAATAATAAAAATCGTTCTCAGTATATTTCTGAGTGTTCACAAAAGACCGAAGCGCCAGTCCGTATTCGAGTCCAATACCGGTGTGGAAGTGAAATCTGCGTTCCGGGTTGGTCTTGAATAAATAACTAAAGCCCATGTTAATATCGTAATAACTCTCAGCGTATTTCATGCGTGTAAAGTAACTTGAGTCAGCATAAACGGTTTGACCCGAGGATGAAATAAAGCTGTCAACCATATAGGTATCGCGGTTTATGTAGCTGAAGGTCCTGCGAGTACCGAGACTAAATCCAAAGTTTAGCCTGAGTTCCTGGTTCATCCGGTATTCACCTGTTTTCTTATTCAGCGGTGTGAGTCCCAGGTAGAATTTCAGGTTGCCATTGCCGCCAAGACCATAGTTATATTTACTTTCCTGGTATTTATCCGCATCTATGAAAAGGTCCTTGTCTTCTACATTTCCGGCCAGGCTATTATAGTCGCCAAGTGTATTTGAAACTACCGTTCCGGTGAACCCTATACTGCTTCCAAATGAAGTTAGCTTCAGTTTTGGTTGTTCATTATGCTTTTCCTGCGCAATTGCAGCTGTCAGTGCAAGCGATATTGCTATTGTAAAGATCGTACGTTTCATGATTAATGTTTTTATATCCGTTCTAACACCTGAATCATGCTTTTGTTTAATTAAAGTTTTATAAAATTAAGCAGCGGATGATCCTTTGAATAGCAAGACCTTGCCGGGAATGATAATTTATTGGACGGCCTATTCGGGAGTTCTATGTCAGGATCATTCATTATACCTTTCTTCCAGCATTTTCCTGGTATCATTCTGGAAGTAGACATTCCAGGGATATGGATTACCTGCTGAATGGGGATCCTGCTCCAGCACCCATTGCGTATCTGACAAAAAACCTTCCTTTTCACCTATCAGGTCATAAAGGTACTTGGCCCTTCCCCAGCGGTTGACAATGTATTCAGGGCCAATTGCAATTGCCGTTGCAAACTCTCTGGCAGAACGCTCCGTGCTTCCCCCAAATCGTTCAGGAATGGCTATGTAGTATAGCCCTCTTGCAAAGTAGTTCCCGCCTCCTGCCCAGGTACTGTCGAGCTCATCGATGCGCTCGATCATTTTATTGTTGTCAATCACGATCCGGGTATTTATCAGTCTTCCCATCCCTTTCAGGGCTTCACTGAAATAATAAAACCTTGCAGTGTACCAGTAGCCCATTGCATCAAGCTGATCAATTGTAAGCAAATCCAGGGCGTCAGTGACCTTCGCGCCGTTTTCAGAGGCCTCCCGGAAAGCCGGATTCGTGCACATGGCTTTCTCACAGTATTTCACGGCTTCCTTGTAATGATGTTTTTTTATCCTGCGCTTATCGGCGTAGGCCGCCCCCATCAGCATATGGTAGTTTCCTATTTTCCAGAGGGCACGATAGTTCATCGGGTCAGCCTTTTCGACCTTCATGTAGGCTTCAATGAGCGCTTCCACATCCTCCCTGGTCCCGGCAGTTGATTCCGTTTTCTCGGCTTGCCGCAAGAGAAGAACCGGATCTTCCTCGCTTTGTTTCTCATGGATATACCTATATCCGGGTTTAAAAGAAGCGCATGAACCCAACATGGCACAGATGACCAGCATTGCCATGAATGAGAAAGGATTGTTCAAATTCTTCATACTACATGAATTTTAAGTGAGTCGAATTATTTTTTGATATCATATCCCAGTCCGTCTTTCCGCCTGCTAAATAAACTCTGATCATCAAGGTTTATCGGATTACCATGCAGGATCTCGGTGTAAAAACGGCGTATATTCATGCTATTATCAGCCATTTTACCTATGAAATAGGTATGGGTGGTACCGGTAGGAAATCGAAATCCAACTGCCCGTGTAAACTGTATGTATTTAGCATTTGCTGCCAGGGGGTGTTTTACCTTTTCACCAAGCTGTTTTCCGTCTTTCGTAAATATCCGAACCCCTTTCAGATTAAAGTCCTGCCTGTTACTGGTGATGTATATCCTGTTTTGGATAGTAATTTTTTCCAGCCATTCCGGGTGACCATCCTGGTTTACCGCTGCCGCGTTAAGGATCAGGTTGTTGAATAATCCGTTTTTGTCCGCTAGCGGCCCATGTTTAGCCATGTTTTCCAGGTAGTAATTGCCCAGGCTGTGAATGAAGCAGGAAAGCCTGTGTTGCTTCCAAAAATCAGGATCTGCGTTTTTCAAGGATTGAATGAAGTCCATTAAAGCGATGAAGTGATCCAGCGATTCGACCACCTGCTGTTTTGAATTCTTGAAATTCTTAACTCCTCCCAGTTCCGGATCCCTGGAAGGCCAGCTGAAAACGATCACGTTTACCTTGTGCAGGTATTGAATATCAAATCCACGCATTACTGCCTGCTCGAAGGTTTTGCTGTCGCCATGGATAAACAGCACCCAATCATTTTCGGTTTCTGTTACAGCAGTATAAAATTCTTCCCCGGTTACCCTGTTTACCTGAAGTGAATCAGGACGGTAAAAAACAGCCTTGAGCAGGAGAAGGTTTTTATCTTCACTTACCTGGTTAGGGAAATGCAGTCTTTTTCCGGTATCCTGAACCACCCTGTTCGTGATCACCAGCACGTTGCAGCCCGAGTTCAGTTCATTCACATACAAAGATTCAACTTTCTGGGCATTGCCCGGGAAAACCGAAAGCATGCAAATGACCAAGGGTAATAGTGCACGTATGGGTTCACGAAATAACATCCGTCATCTTTTAAGTCGTAATGCGAAATCAAATATAGCGAATAAGCATAATAAATCAAACACAAAGAATTCTGCTAAAGGAATAATTATCAGTTTAGCGCTGAGTAAAACCGGAAATTCAAAAGAAAGAGATGGGAAGGCATT
It encodes:
- a CDS encoding alpha/beta hydrolase — encoded protein: MLFREPIRALLPLVICMLSVFPGNAQKVESLYVNELNSGCNVLVITNRVVQDTGKRLHFPNQVSEDKNLLLLKAVFYRPDSLQVNRVTGEEFYTAVTETENDWVLFIHGDSKTFEQAVMRGFDIQYLHKVNVIVFSWPSRDPELGGVKNFKNSKQQVVESLDHFIALMDFIQSLKNADPDFWKQHRLSCFIHSLGNYYLENMAKHGPLADKNGLFNNLILNAAAVNQDGHPEWLEKITIQNRIYITSNRQDFNLKGVRIFTKDGKQLGEKVKHPLAANAKYIQFTRAVGFRFPTGTTHTYFIGKMADNSMNIRRFYTEILHGNPINLDDQSLFSRRKDGLGYDIKK
- the pepE gene encoding dipeptidase PepE, whose translation is MKLLLISNSTNYGEEYLGWPRPFISEFLASTGVKNILFVPYAGVGLSPDGDIRASYDRYEERVKGVFGELGYNIHSIHKEPDPVRAVNGAEAIAVGGGNTFHLVYMMHKTGIMDAIRRRALDGIPYMGWSAGSNVACPTLMTTNDMPIIEPESFKCMNLVPFQINPHYLDANPEGHGGETRQQRIEEFLVVNKEMAVAGLRESSLFEVDGFELKLKGSRPLRVFRFGEEPEEVEQGSDVNFLME
- a CDS encoding TRAP transporter TatT component family protein, yielding MKNLNNPFSFMAMLVICAMLGSCASFKPGYRYIHEKQSEEDPVLLLRQAEKTESTAGTREDVEALIEAYMKVEKADPMNYRALWKIGNYHMLMGAAYADKRRIKKHHYKEAVKYCEKAMCTNPAFREASENGAKVTDALDLLTIDQLDAMGYWYTARFYYFSEALKGMGRLINTRIVIDNNKMIERIDELDSTWAGGGNYFARGLYYIAIPERFGGSTERSAREFATAIAIGPEYIVNRWGRAKYLYDLIGEKEGFLSDTQWVLEQDPHSAGNPYPWNVYFQNDTRKMLEERYNE